The Metarhizium brunneum chromosome 3, complete sequence DNA window GGCAGAGAAAATAAACGAAGTTAACCAGAGGTaggagaagatgaagttgacCGGGAGGAAATAGCCCTCGTAGCTCTTAAGAATGGGGGCAATCATGGCAACCAAATATATCGGGATTGTGATGACAGCCTATGGTACAAGAATCAGTCGAGAGGCGTGGGGTGAGAAAAATTCCATACATACAATCACCTCGGTGTACACTATGTGTGAGCCTCGGAAGCGGAAACCGTTGAGAAACCACGATACTAGTCCCGTGACAATAACGGCCGACGCAAAAACCATGAAGTGGCAGAAGCCTGCAGCTGCCCTCAAGGTGCCATGGGCCATGGTAACAGTCTTTTTGGtggaatatatatatatgtatatatatagataTATATGCGGCGGTTGGAGGATGTGGTGGGTGCAGTACACTAGTGAATGGCCGTCCCCCGACTCTTTATACCTCTCATATGAAGAGTAGCCGGGAGAATCCCTCCGTCACGTAACCCATACACGACGAAATAGTCAGCGGGAAAAACGTAGCATTACAGAGTCCAGACCAGTCTTTGCACGCTTTCAAATGGTCGACGGCCAATAGTCGCAAAGAAACAGCGCCGTCATAGGAGAGAGGGTTGGAACTGAGGTAGCAGCATGAATGGTGGCGGTCTTTTGTGATGTAATATCTGGGAGGTTGTAAGCAAAAGAGACTTTGGTGGCAGTCGCCCTTCTTGTCCTCTACTGGGCGAGCGGTTCTGCGGCGCGTTCCATTGCGGCCATCGAGCGCCCCGCCTGACAGCATGGAGCAAGATGCATCAATGCAATCAGATGGCGCGGGAGGGAAAGGACATATCATCCGGCAATCACACAGATACATACAGAGTAGACAGAACTACCTGGGTGCCTCGGTATATGGGTGAAACAGCCATGGTGTAGCAAGAAGCTTCAACTTGGGGCAGAGGGAATAAGCCGGCCTTGGTATAGAGCTCTAGACTTGGAGCAACCTGTGCATTGCCAAGGACGGAGATGAAAGCAATTTTTGTCATACGAGTGCCGGGTAGGCTTTCTTTATTCACTCGGGCTTTGTTTGGGAGAATGAGGTGACAAAAGACATTGGCCCTCGACGGAAAGACATCCACGGAACAGCCGGAAGCCTGGCAGATCAATTCGTACTCGCCCACGTCTTACAGTATACCACCTCAGAGGGCCTCGCTGTCTAGCCAAATTCTTCTGCAATCAGTCTCTGTGTTTCTTTCTTTACCACGTGTCTCCAATGGGGTGACCCCGGCCAGCATTTCCCAATGTCAACCCCGAGCCTGCAATCAACAGGCTGCAATAGTCATGACACATGAATATGCAGCACAACACCATTAGCTCTCGATATGATTGTTTTGCATGTCGAAGCAAAGCGATGTCGCTGGGAATATGTTCTCTCAACCGATCACGTGGACGCCAGATACACCATCGGTATTCGTGGCCGATCACGTGGTCGCACTCGGTGCATCTTGACCGTCGGCATGCTTATCTGTGCCTCGCGGTCCAGAACGACCGATAGGCTAGGATGCAGATGATttggaaaagggggggaaagaATATGAATTATTATATCAGGACGTCAATGGTGCCCATCTCGTTGGGCTTGAACGACATGTCGATATAAGCCATCTTGGTCGCAGGCTGGTCACATTTGACTACACTTACAAGACTTTTGTTTTTCACTCCCACAACAAACTTGTTGACTTTGTCATAACCTTTTCAAAAACTTTGTCACTTGAAATGGCACCGTCCTTTCTAAAGGGTTACTTTGGCTTTGGGGCAAATCCGGCCGTGGACGAGCTCGAAGAGGGAAAGAATCCTATTCGTGCCTTGCCCGCCAGCTGGTACACCTCGCAAGACCTCTACGAACTGGAAAGGCGagccatcttctccaagaagTGGCTCCTCACCACGCACAAGTCCAGGCTTGCCGAGCAGGGCGACTGGCTACGATATGACGTGGCCGGCTTCCAGTTCATCATCACCCGGGACCGACAGGACAACATCAACGCCTTCCACAATGTCTGCAGGCACCGGGCATTCCCGATTGTGACCAAGGAGACTGGCCACAACAGCGTGCTGGCATGCAAGTATCACGGGTGGTCGTATGGGCTGAacggcaagctggccaaggcgcccGGGTAccaggacatggaggacTTTGACAAGTCGAAAAACGGCCTGTTCCCTCTGCATGTCCACGTCGACAAGAACGGGTTTGTCTGGGTCAACATGGATGCGAATGAGGTGCCCGAGGTGGCGTGGGAGCACGACTTTGAAGGGGTCGACGAGCAGCCGCGGTTCAAAAACTACAACTTTGACGACTACGTGTTTGACCACGCGTGGGAGATGGAGGGCGACTACAACTGGAAGATCCTGGCGGACAACTACAATGAGTGCTATCACTGCAAGACGACGCACCCGGACATTCCCACCATTGCAGACCTCAACTCGTACTACGTCGAGACAAAGGGCGGCCACATCCAGCACTTTGGAAACCCGAAACCGGAGCAAATCGCGCGCGGGCTCAACGTTGCCAGCACCTACTTCTTCCCCAACGCGTCCATGAACGTCTCGTAAGTGTTTCTGTGTGACCAGGAAAGAAATGAGGCTGCCTGGGTTGTTTTTTGATCTCACGCTGACGTGCCCGCTGCAGGCCACACTTCTTCTTCATGCAGAGGTTCGTGCCGCTCAGCCCCGGAAAGGCGGTGATGAAGTACGAAGTGTACAGGAACAAGAACTCGGGCGACGAGGACTTCAAGCTCATTGACGACATGTACAAGCGCATCATGTCCGAGGACAAGGTGCTCTGCGCCAATGCCCAGAGGAACATCAACACGGGTGTCTTTATCAACGGCGAGATGCACcccaagatggaaaagggCCCGCTGTACTTCCAGAAGCTGGTGCGGCAGTCGCTGACGGAGCACCACCAGCTCGAGGCGGACGCGGGCGAGGAGATATGGCCGGCGCGCCAGACGTTGCCCAAGAGCGCGGTGGCGACGGAGAAGGACATGAACTTCTGCTCGGCGGTGGACTGCTGCAAGAACAACCGGGTTGCTGTAGAGGTGTAGAGGgagactctttttttttggcgcgTTACATTGAGACTTGTGCTTTTGTTGTTGCTACATCCATAGTAGAGCTAATGAGGAAATGACTGTATCTTGCGGCCTTTGATCCGCTCTTGCACcctgcagccaggccaaTTTTGGTGAAACCATGTAATTGTCTCTTGAGAATTCAAAGTATACAAtttgccatgttggcagagtcgAGTCGCAcatgggttcaatgttcgggTTGGGCCAAATTGCCACCGCATCTGTATCCGGATTCCGGACCGCCGACGCCTTGTTTGCGCGCCGGCATTGAATTTGACACAACCAGCTCTCGAGTCAAGCTGACCCCTCCACGCTCTAGAGCCTAGTCCATGCGTCACCATGACCCGGACTGTTACCTAATAAAATGCCAGACATATGTCGACACATGGTGGGTGTTGCCAGCCCGGGCTCTtggctcctcggccgccaaAACCTCTTGGGTCAACTCGGCCTCGACAGCCATTGACACAACTAGTATGGAGGCATCAACAGGAACGAAACTGACGAGCAGAGCACACCCCCCCACCCTTCCGTGGTTCGCATCTGCACGGATTGCGGTGCCGTGTCATGTCTCTGGGCTCCCGACCAGACAACACAAGACCAGACGGGACACATCAACCATCAGGCCCCAGGCCAGCCCTCCCCGGAGCAAGCGGCACAGGCAAAGTAGTTTCGTGCAGGAGACAAGTGGCGTCTGGCCTCCTGTATCGGCCCAAACGCTCTGGGCTGCTATCATGATCCCCCGCACTCTTGACCTGACTGAGACACGCCAGCTCCGTCCACAATCACAGTGCGGTCCACCCATAAAAGACCGTGGCGATAAGCCACCCTCCGTATCTGGGGTCAAAGTTATTGGCACCAAGACTTGTGCCGGCCTGCTCTCGGCCTGCTTGCTGCTGTATCTGTCAACTCACTTTGCCGGTGTCGTGGTTGGCGAGCATCATGACACCGCCCGACGAGACGTTTGGAACCGCAGCGCGTGGGAGACGACGATCGCATCATGCCTGCCTCACCTGCCGGTCTGTCGCGCCCGTGTTGATGCCTCCACGGACCAtggccctccatgtcccgctgaacattgaacccgtCCCGCTGACCTTTTCGACGACGCAGGAGAAAAAAGGTTCGCTGTCCCGCCGAGAAGCCCGCCTGCTCCAGCTGCGTCCGCCTCAAGCAGACGTGCTCCTATCCGCCCGCAGCCAAGGCGGCTCGAAGTGGCCGATCGGTATGTCCTGCCCTCCTCGCAACGGCCGCTGCGCACCTCTGACGAGACCACAAACCGGCAGGAGGAGAGATTGGCGCACCTTGAAGAGAAATTGGATCTCCTCTTAACTGGGAGGTTGTACAGACAACGTCCACATCACCCCCAGCGTTCAGACCTTCTGACCAGGTTCCCAAAGGCCCAGCCAGTCTTCGAGCCAAGAGCAACCGCCCGACGATGTCTCCAGCTTCTCTGAAAAGTCCCTCTCGGCGACGCCCCCGGCGCGAGAGAACCAACACGCCTATgcctttggcggcctcgCCTTGTCGACGCCCTTCGAAGCGGAACTCTCCAAGCTGCGACCGAGCCCGTCCGACATTGCCCTCGGCATCCGCCTCTACTTTGAGTTTTGCCATCGGCAGCCCATTTGGTGCTTCGAGCGAGATGAGGTTAGCGACATCGGCTCCCTTACTGACGAGCTTGCTTGCAGCATCCTGGCTGTCACGTCGCGCTTCTCGCGGAGACGAGACGAGCTGCAGGTCTACGGCGACAACGCCAGAAGCATGATCATGGCCCGCGTGGCCAACGGCTCCGTCGGTCTTGCCACCATAGAGAGCCTGTGCATCCTGTGTTATTCGTCATTTATAGGTAATAATCAGCACCACCCCCCACCCCCCTTTCCAACTGCGAGCTCTCGCGTGTGGCTAATCGCAAGTCGTGCAGACGGAAACGTGCATCTCGGCCAGTTTCACCTCGGACTGGCCCTGCAACTGTGCCGGTCGGCCATGCTGGACCTGGACGCGGGATACGCCATGGACGACCTCACGTCGGAGCGCAAGAAGAGAGTCTTTTGGAGTCTGCAGGTCCTGGACCAGTACCACGGCCGCCAGACGGGAATCCTCAGCGCGCCGACAGAGATATGGCGGCAGTCGCACGGCTcgggcggcgtcgagcaTCGCCATCACATGGAGCTGGACGCCAAAGTGCCGCCCCTGCCGCTCGACGATCTCGGCCACACGGTCCCGAGCGAGCCTGGCATCTGGAATACAAGCGTCCATCTCGGCTGGGTCTGGAGCCGCGTGCGGAAATACGTGTCGGACTGCGCGCACGGCATCTTCCGCGAGCCCTGGCGGCGCGACTCCATGTATGCCACGGTCCTGTCCGACTTCATGGAGGCCGAGAACAGGATCCCCATGTGCCACAGGTACGACTCTGTCAAGTTTTACGAGCGCAAGATGGAGGACATCAAGATGAACCGCGACTACTGGGCGACGTGGCTCAAGGAGCAGTTTACGTACCACGCCATCCCGACCGTCCTCAACCACCCGTTCCTCTACATCGTGGGCGCGCAGCACAACGCGAACCTGGCGATTCCCAACACCTTTTGGCGGCGGTCGTCGGAGCTGGCGCTCATACACTCGACGTGGATCGTGCGCATGATTGACATGGTGCTGGACAAGCAGGTGCCCCTGACGGATCCCTTCTTCGGCCACAttgccgccatcgccgccaccgtGCATCTGTACTATTgctgcgcggcggcggccaagcTGAAGCACAAGTCCAacgccgactttgccaagtgCAGGCGCTTCCTCAAGGGCTTCATCCCCTTTTCGCCGGCGTGCCGGGCCCTGGTGCGTATTCCCCCCGCGTCGCTGACAGCAACTTACACGGCATCCCACGGCTAACATGTGTTTCGACAGGACCAAaacctggacaagatgacCCGGATCGCCGCCGGCTCCGAGACAAACGACGTCGAGGACTGGATGCCGTCCCGCATCTACCTCAGCGTGCCGCTCATGTGGAACATTCTGCAGTTCAACTGCACGGCCGACTCGAGGGAGTTTCCGCACACGGGCCTGCTGGACGCGTCGCTGGCCCTCACCGTCGCccgcgaagacgacgacgaggccacgACGCTCGACATCATCGTGGCCACGTCGCCCGAGATCACCGTCAACAcggccgacggcggccagGACGCGCCCACTCTGCCGTTCAAGGGCACCGTCAACTCGTCGCCCAGCTCGTCGGCCGAGACGGCCTTTAACGAGATTTCGGCCGAGCAGGCGGATAGTCTCACTTTCAACACGACGCCGTGGCTGTATGCCGACCCGTCGCAGTTTGACTCCATGACGGACCTTGTCTATCACGACGCGCGGCCGAGCATGGGCGGCAGCAGGGGCAGGGCGTGGTGGGAGGGGGGGGATATGGACGACAGTATCTTCAGTCACATTTAGCGTTGATGTATTTCACAGCGTGCGAAGGGCTGTActttttttcattttcatttttttttttaatttttttttttcacctGGATGGAAGGGTTCTTGGTGTACAGAGTCTCTTATACCTCATGGCGTTTGGAAGCAAAATGAACAAGGTGCTTTCATGCTACACCCGTGTATAAAactgtgtgtgtgtgatgatgatgatgtctgACTAGTAATATCTGCTTTTTTCTACATTCCCCGTCTTGTCGGAGTTTTGTCCGCCCACGTCGACCTGGCCCGCGGATGCTTCAGCGTGAAGCCTCGCGAGCTTCTATgatattgaccagacatgatcAACCCCAGCCACAGTTGCGGGGATGGCACAGTGCCAGGCTGCCCGCGCGGCGGCCCCTTCGGCCAATGAATGCCGGGCGATTGCAGCTTCGACTAGCGTCGATCTTGGTCCCTTTATCGGCACCCGCTGGCTCTGGGGAAGACGGGGGCGCGGTGGCCAGGATGCTTCAGATTGCGGAGGAGTCAGGAGCCGGGACCAGACAGACCCTGGCCGCGTCCCACGAGACGGCGAACTACAGTTTGTCAGGTCCAGCTCGCGGTGCGCCGGCGTCGGAGCCTGCATGATGCCAGGCGTCAATGGGGACATCGGTGGGCTCCCAGAAACGGCAACCATCCGACATGCTCTGCAGCCGGCGTCGACCGGGCCACCTACCTGGCCTTGTGCCACCAGCGTCGACCATTTAGTACATGTAACTATTGACCGTCCATCGCATGTCGCCTCAGTGGTTACTTGTTCCTGCGCGTGGTGCTGGACCTGCCGCGAGCCTCTCTCCGTCCCCCACCTGGGCACGGGGTATCAGGCTGGACATGGCACTGGGAGCATGTTTataccagaccagacatttcGTCCCCGTGGCCAcatgcaccagttgaccttcCTGCCCAACTTGCCAACCTGCCAACCTGCCTGCCTACATATGCACagaatgtacatacatgtacacacTTGACGCGTCAAGCAACGCAGCACGGGCTTCATCCATTCGATGCCTCGTCTCGGGGTGCAGTGAGCGCATGCATGTACCTGCGCGACAAGACGAGTCAAgtctgctgccattgtcccCGACTCCCCGTGGCTCTCCCATCACAATTCACTCTGGGTAAGGGTTGGCGCCCGTCGCACGAAGCCACATGACCACGTCCAATTCAGCCCATTTGAAGCCAGCCCAGTTCTAGAACTTGATGGGCCACCCTCAAGCATCAACGCCTCACCTGCGGTCAGACCCGAATaacttgctgctgctgctgctgctgctcgaacCGCGTGCGCGGCTGAAGAACACGAGTCCACGATAACACGGGGGAAGCCGCGCTGTCCTGTATCTTTTCGCTATTCAGAGATAAAGGAGGGTGGTGTGCAAGATAAAAAGAGCCAAGGATGGGGGGGGCATGGTAGAGTGGCCTGTTTGATAGCGTGCCGTCCAATCACATTGACTGCTTTGCGATAAAGTGAAGATGAGACGGACTTTGAGTCACGACCGAGAGAAAGGAGGCttgtggttttttttttttttaaaaaaaataataaaaaaatataccGACGCGTACTTCTCTTTATGTTATTGGTTCGAATATAAATCAGCTGGCGTGTATAACCCTGATTTGGAATTTCCGAACCTGTTGGGCAGACCACTGACCAGGGCTGTTACACTGGCCACTTTATTATAGAAACACCAGAGTATCATGCACCTATGCAGGCCCAATGCACCACCGAGCGAATGAGGTGTGTCTACTACTCTATCCCGGCTTGGCGTCGAGATagcttactccgtacagttGCGAGGCAACGCGACACGGAGCTGTGCCCGGCATCCAGGTTCGGAGGCCGATCACGTGATCGCCACTTACACCACGGCGGTGCTCATACTCCGACGGCCAAAACTATCTACACATGTGTATATGTAGTACTTTATTTGTATAATTCACAATATAGACCGTGagtaaattattaaataCAATCTagttgacttgacttgcGTCTGCCTGCCTTTATTGTCCCCCCCCAGTCCGATACAGGCAGCGGAGGCCACGTCTCGCAATCTTTTGAGGATTTACTTCGTGACAAGTTCGTTGAATCATCGCTGGCAGCGCAACCATGGCAGTCACTGCAAGTCAGCCGcgcgtcgtcatcatcggcgccgGCATCGTCGGTGTCAATCTGGCCGACGAGCTGGTCTCGCGTGGCTGGAGCGACATCACCGTCGTTGACCAGGGCCCGCTGGACATGCCCGGCGGCTCGACCTCGCACGCCCCGGGCCTGGTGTTTCAGACCAACGCGTCCAAGACGATGACCCTGCTGGCCAAGTACACCGTGGACAAGTTTCTCTCGCTACAGGAGGACGGCCAGTCGTGCTTCAACCAAGTCGGCGGCCTGGAGTTGGCCACCACGCCCGAACGGCTCGAGGAGCTGAAGCGGAAGCACGGCTACGCCTCGTCCTGGGGCGTCGAGGCGCGCCTCATCACGCCTGAGGAATGTCTGGAGCGGTACCCTCTGCTCAACAAGGACatggtcctcggcggcctgtACATCCCCAGCGATGGGTTGGCCCTGGCTGCGCGCGCGGTGCAGCTTCTCATTGCGAAGACGCGCGAGCAGGGCGTCAAGTACATCGGCTCCAGCCTGGTCACTGGCGTTGAGCAGGCAGACGGCCGGGTGTCTGCGGTGGTGACAAAGGACCAGACGATTCCCGCGGATGTAGTCGTCTCGTGCGCGGGATTTTGgggcgtcgaggtcggcgCCATGGTCGGATTGCCGGTGCCCCTGTTGCCCATGGCGCACCAGTACGTCAAGACGACGGCGGTTCCGAGCCAGCGCGGCCGGTATTCGTCACCGAATGGCGCGGGTCTGCCCATCCTGCGGTATCAGGACCAAGATCTCTACTATAGAGAGCATGGCGATCAGTACGGAATTGGGTATTACGGGCACCGTCCCATGCCCGTGGTGGCCTCGACACTAGGCCCGACTCCGGAGCATGTTGATGAGCACAAAATGCCCTCGCGGCTCGACTTTACCCAGGAAGACTTTGACCCCGCGTGGAAGCTGTCGCGGGAGCTGCTCCCGGTGCTTCAACAAACCGAGATAGAAGACGGGTTCAACGGCATCTTCTCCTTCACCCCCGACGGAGGTCCCCTCGTGGGACAGTCGCCTACGGTAGACGGGTTTTACGTGGCCGAGGCGGTCTGGGTCACACACTCCGCCGGTGTAGCTCGTGCCTTGGCCGAGGTTCTCACGACGGGAAAGTCGCAGGTCGATTTGGCCGAGTGCGACATTACGCGGTTCGAGGAGGTCCAGCTCACTCCGCAGTTTGTTAGCGAGACGTCGCAGCAGAACTTTGTCGAGGTCTATGACATCCTGCATCCTCTCCAGCCGCGGGACTCGCCTCGCAATATGCGGGTGAGTCCGTTCTACCATCGCCACAAGGAGCTC harbors:
- the cntA gene encoding Carnitine monooxygenase oxygenase subunit — translated: MAPSFLKGYFGFGANPAVDELEEGKNPIRALPASWYTSQDLYELERRAIFSKKWLLTTHKSRLAEQGDWLRYDVAGFQFIITRDRQDNINAFHNVCRHRAFPIVTKETGHNSVLACKYHGWSYGLNGKLAKAPGYQDMEDFDKSKNGLFPLHVHVDKNGFVWVNMDANEVPEVAWEHDFEGVDEQPRFKNYNFDDYVFDHAWEMEGDYNWKILADNYNECYHCKTTHPDIPTIADLNSYYVETKGGHIQHFGNPKPEQIARGLNVASTYFFPNASMNVSPHFFFMQRFVPLSPGKAVMKYEVYRNKNSGDEDFKLIDDMYKRIMSEDKVLCANAQRNINTGVFINGEMHPKMEKGPLYFQKLVRQSLTEHHQLEADAGEEIWPARQTLPKSAVATEKDMNFCSAVDCCKNNRVAVEV
- the dmg gene encoding Dimethylglycine oxidase; the encoded protein is MAVTASQPRVVIIGAGIVGVNLADELVSRGWSDITVVDQGPLDMPGGSTSHAPGLVFQTNASKTMTLLAKYTVDKFLSLQEDGQSCFNQVGGLELATTPERLEELKRKHGYASSWGVEARLITPEECLERYPLLNKDMVLGGLYIPSDGLALAARAVQLLIAKTREQGVKYIGSSLVTGVEQADGRVSAVVTKDQTIPADVVVSCAGFWGVEVGAMVGLPVPLLPMAHQYVKTTAVPSQRGRYSSPNGAGLPILRYQDQDLYYREHGDQYGIGYYGHRPMPVVASTLGPTPEHVDEHKMPSRLDFTQEDFDPAWKLSRELLPVLQQTEIEDGFNGIFSFTPDGGPLVGQSPTVDGFYVAEAVWVTHSAGVARALAEVLTTGKSQVDLAECDITRFEEVQLTPQFVSETSQQNFVEVYDILHPLQPRDSPRNMRVSPFYHRHKELGAFFLEAGAWERPYWFEANEALLKELPAEWQPVERDAWSGRYYSPIAAAEAWKTRTSVAMYDMTPLRRLEVSGPGAVGLLDWATTGNVSRKPGAVTYTLLLDEQGGIRSDITVARIRDDLFQVGVNGPVDLAYLSREARIQTKNAPEKAVHVRDITGATCCIGLWGPKAREVISQVTPDDFSDKGLRYFRVKKASIAGVPVTAMRLSYVGELGWELYASAENGLRLWDALWKAGQSCGIIAAGRSAFNSLRLEKGFRSWGADMTTEHNPYEAGVDFAVKMDKKGAFIGQSSLRGVSKDTITRKLRCITVDDGKSMVLGKEPVFFGGKSEGYVTSAAFAFTIGKPIAYAYLPTNIQEGDAVELEYFGTRIPATVTAEPLYDPEMKRLRG